From the Synechococcus sp. KORDI-49 genome, the window ATGTCCATGGCTGTGGCGGCACCGGTGTTGACGATGAAATTGGCGTGCACGGTGGACACCTCAGCGCCACCGATCCGCGTTCCCTTGAGGCCCAGGTCCTCGATCAGCCGACCGGCTTTGAGGGGTTCAGGATTGCGAAACACGCTGCCGCAGCTGGGTTGGGTGTAGGGCTGAGTGCTGGTGCGCTTGCTGAGGTTGTCTGAGGTGATGCGCCTCAGTTCCTGAGGGTCGTGCCCGGGCTCCAGCCGGAAGCGGGCCGAAAGCACCAGCAGGGGTTCGTTCTGCAGGCGGCTGTGGCGGTAATCGAAGGCGAGCTGGTCGCGTGTGAGCTCGAAGCTTTCACCACCGGCCATCGGGATCACCTGAACCGATTCCAGCGATTCAGCTGTGCATCCACCCTGAGCACCCGCATTCATCACGGCGGCACCGCCGACCGTGCCGGGGATGCCGACGGCCCATGCCAGCC encodes:
- the murB gene encoding UDP-N-acetylmuramate dehydrogenase, with product MPGLPSRKQVPLAEFTTWRVGGPAEWLAEPTTIEETTAWLDWAHQNDLPCRVIGAGSNLLINDEGLSGLTLCLRRMQGVTLDARSGLVQALAGEPIPSLARRVAQAGLQGLAWAVGIPGTVGGAAVMNAGAQGGCTAESLESVQVIPMAGGESFELTRDQLAFDYRHSRLQNEPLLVLSARFRLEPGHDPQELRRITSDNLSKRTSTQPYTQPSCGSVFRNPEPLKAGRLIEDLGLKGTRIGGAEVSTVHANFIVNTGAATAMDIDRLISFVQARVHERHALSLHPEVKRLGFATAA